In Musa acuminata AAA Group cultivar baxijiao chromosome BXJ2-8, Cavendish_Baxijiao_AAA, whole genome shotgun sequence, one genomic interval encodes:
- the LOC103993602 gene encoding probable tRNA-splicing endonuclease subunit Sen2, producing MELTGPRWKGKGFADTALANPMSEIISRLRTSLSPSMPNALLSGCIALLEAEPEAADLLERASIGKNITTFGGDKKCFQLGPEESFYLYHGLTCIRISREDGTAMAEAELWNHFCSQRKAFPELYKAYSHLRSKNWVVRSGTHYGADFVAYRHHPALVHAEYAVLVIPENDGKASSTRLSAWPDLCCSLRLSGSVAKTLLILYVSSCSRDRSSVCSSEEFSVDERIIRRWIPERSREGICLAGDDEVQ from the coding sequence ATGGAATTGACCGGACCAAGATGGAAGGGAAAGGGGTTTGCGGACACAGCTCTTGCGAATCCCATGTCCGAAATTATCTCTCGATTGCGAACCTCTTTAAGTCCATCGATGCCAAATGCGTTGCTTTCTGGTTGCATTGCTCTTCTCGAAGCCGAACCGGAGGCCGCTGACCTTCTCGAGCGAGCCTCGATCGGCAAAAACATCACCACCTTCGGAGGGGACAAGAAGTGCTTCCAGTTGGGTCCGGAGGAGTCCTTCTACTTGTATCATGGTCTGACGTGCATCAGGATTTCGAGGGAGGACGGAACTGCCATGGCAGAGGCAGAGCTGTGGAATCACTTCTGCTCTCAAAGGAAAGCGTTCCCCGAGCTCTACAAGGCGTACTCACATCTGAGATCGAAGAATTGGGTGGTGCGCTCGGGCACTCATTATGGCGCAGACTTCGTGGCTTACAGGCATCACCCTGCACTCGTTCACGCAGAGTACGCAGTGCTTGTTATACCAGAGAACGATGGCAAGGCTAGCAGTACTCGTTTGAGTGCATGGCCTGACCTTTGCTGCTCTCTACGTTTGAGTGGCTCTGTTGCAAAGACGCTGCTAATTCTCTATGTGAGCAGCTGCAGTAGGGACAGGAGTTCAGTGTGCAGCTCGGAGGAATTTAGTGTCGACGAGCGAATAATCCGAAGATGGATCCCAGAGAGGTCTCGAGAGGGCATATGCTTGGCGGGAGATGATGAAGTTCAATGA
- the LOC135618843 gene encoding probable histone H2A.2 — translation MAGRGKAIGSAAAKKSMSRSSKAGLQFPVGRIARFLKAGKYAERVGAGAPVYLAAVLEYLAAEVLELAGNAARDNKKTRIVPRHIQLAVRNDEELSKLLGEVTIASGGVMPNIHNLLLPKKAGSGSSKAAPGDDDN, via the exons ATGGCCGGAAGAGGGAAGGCGATCGGCTCCGCCGCAGCGAAGAAGTCCATGTCGAGGAGCAGCAAGGCGGGGCTTCAGTTCCCTGTCGGTAGGATCGCCCGCTTCCTCAAGGCCGGCAAGTACGCTGAGCGCGTCGGCGCTGGCGCCCCCGTCTACCTCGCAGCCGTCCTCGAGTACCTCGCCGCCGAG GTTTTGGAGCTCGCTGGGAACGCGGCGAGGGACAACAAGAAGACCAGGATCGTCCCCAGGCACATCCAGCTCGCGGTGAGGAACGACGAGGAGCTGTCCAAGCTACTGGGGGAGGTCACCATTGCGAGCGGCGGTGTGATGCCCAACATCCACAACCTCCTCCTCCCCAAGAAGGCCGGCTCTGGCTCCTCCAAGGCTGCACCTGGAGACGATGACAACTGA